A window of Rhododendron vialii isolate Sample 1 chromosome 13a, ASM3025357v1 contains these coding sequences:
- the LOC131313008 gene encoding beta-amyrin 28-monooxygenase-like has product MEALSLSVVLVFLSIVITVFAFRRRSHSDVKLPPGSFGWPIMGETMEFLFGKPENFVGDRMKKYSHEIFKTSILGEKTAVICGPSGNKFLFSNEQKLFTVFRPHPMQKLFRSYKTNAPAPPVQASPADEVKSIRTPGFFKPEALMRYLAKMDSITQQQLDVHWEGLSEVKVFPLSKTVTLTLACRFFLGIDNPERIARLVGHFDDITLGMHSIILNVPGTIFYRANKAAAAIRKELVNVIKEKKAAMASGAPMQDILSHMIVAADPNGSFMPEAEIADKMMGLIVAGYSTVSTTITFFMKYVGENPDVYNRVLSEQLEISKGKKAGELLDWEDLSKMKYSWNVMCEVMRLVPPLQGTFREALCDFTFAGYTIPKGWKVYWTVSSTNKNPMYFKDPEKFNPSRYEDGEAPPPPYTYVPFGGGPRLCPGKEYARLAVLTFIHNVVKRYKWELLFPDEKVMGDMMPTPEKGLPIRLTRC; this is encoded by the exons ATGGAGGCCTTATCTCTCTCTGTAGTTCTAGTTTTTCTCTCTATTGTTATCACCGTCTTCGCCTTCCGACGCCGGTCTCATTCCGATGTCAAGCTGCCACCGGGCAGCTTCGGGTGGCCGATCATGGGCGAAACCATGGAGTTCTTGTTTGGCAAGCCCGAGAACTTCGTGGGCGATAGGATGAAAAAGTACTCTCACGAAATCTTCAAGACCAGTATTCTTGGAGAGAAAACCGCAGTGATATGCGGCCCTAGCGGGAACAAGTTTCTCTTCTCCAACGAGCAAAAGCTCTTCACCGTCTTCCGTCCACATCCGATGCAAAAGCTTTTCCGATCGTACAAAACTAACGCACCTGCTCCACCGGTCCAAGCCTCACCAGCTGACGAGGTGAAATCGATTAGGACCCCCGGTTTTTTCAAACCGGAGGCCCTAATGAGGTACTTGGCCAAAATGGACTCGATTACACAACAGCAATTGGATGTCCATTGGGAAGGATTAAGTGAGGTGAAAGTTTTTCCTCTTTCCAAGACAGTGACCTTGACGCTTGCATGTCGCTTCTTTTTGGGCATCGACAATCCAGAGCGTATCGCGAGGCTTGTTGGTCACTTCGACGATATCACTCTGGGGATGCACTCGATTATTTTGAACGTCCCCGGAACGATCTTTTATCGGGCAAACAAGGCTGCGGCTGCCATTCGGAAGGAGCTAGTGAATGTGATTAAGGAGAAGAAAGCTGCGATGGCGAGTGGGGCACCGATGCAGGACATATTGTCGCATATGATTGTGGCCGCAGATCCAAATGGGAGTTTCATGCCAGAGGCAGAGATTGCTGATAAAATGATGGGTTTGATAGTAGCTGGGTATAGTACAGTTTCTACCACCATAACTTTTTTCATGAAGTATGTGGGTGAAAATCCAGATGTCTACAACAGAGTCCTGTCAG AGCAATTGGAGATCTCAAAGGGCAAAAAGGCAGGAGAATTGTTAGACTGGGAAGACTTGTCGAAAATGAAGTACTCATGGAATGTGATGTGCGAAGTGATGAGACTTGTTCCTCCCCTTCAAGGAACTTTCAGAGAGGCCCTATGTGATTTTACCTTTGCTGGTTACACAATTCCTAAGGGATGGAAG GTTTACTGGACTGTTAGCTCGACAAACAAGAACCCCATGTACTTTAAGGACCCAGAAAAATTCAACCCTTCAAGGTACGAAGACGGAGAAGCACCGCCTCCTCCGTACACATACGTACCATTTGGTGGTGGGCCTAGGTTGTGCCCGGGGAAAGAGTATGCACGATTAGCAGTACTAACTTTCATCCACAATGTGGTGAAGAGGTATAAGTGGGAACTTCTGTTTCCTGATGAGAAGGTCATGGGTGATATGATGCCAACACCAGAAAAAGGCCTCCCAATTCGTCTGACTCGTTGTTAA